One genomic region from Sphingomonas paeninsulae encodes:
- a CDS encoding SDR family NAD(P)-dependent oxidoreductase, giving the protein MAELSGKVAIVTGSGQGVGRGIALALARAGAAVAIVGRRVENTSAVAKEIEALGVRSAAFQCDVKDAASIQSLVASVSRQLGGIDILVNNAQQVPLGPLLSIEDEAFQAGFASGPLATLRLMKACHPFLKRSGEGVIVNLATSAAVRWDMSGYGAYGAVKEATRILTRAAAAEWGPDGIRVLTIAPHADSPALKGWVESRPEEAAAFFETIPLRRIGRCEEDIGAAVAALCGPAFSYFTGATVPLDGGQANFD; this is encoded by the coding sequence ATGGCAGAGCTTTCTGGAAAAGTGGCGATCGTCACGGGGTCGGGGCAGGGCGTTGGGCGTGGCATCGCGCTTGCGCTCGCCCGTGCAGGTGCTGCGGTGGCGATCGTGGGCCGACGGGTCGAGAATACAAGCGCGGTAGCCAAAGAGATCGAAGCTCTTGGGGTGCGCTCTGCGGCGTTCCAGTGCGATGTTAAGGACGCGGCCTCGATCCAGTCGCTTGTTGCCAGCGTGTCGAGACAGTTGGGCGGGATCGATATTCTCGTCAACAATGCACAGCAAGTGCCGCTTGGGCCGTTGCTGTCCATTGAGGACGAAGCGTTTCAGGCGGGGTTCGCTTCGGGGCCGTTGGCGACGCTGCGCCTTATGAAGGCGTGCCATCCTTTTCTTAAACGGAGTGGGGAGGGGGTTATCGTCAACCTTGCAACCTCTGCGGCGGTGCGCTGGGATATGAGCGGTTATGGAGCCTATGGCGCTGTGAAAGAGGCGACGCGCATCCTGACGCGCGCGGCAGCGGCGGAATGGGGACCCGATGGTATCCGTGTGCTGACGATCGCCCCACATGCGGACTCGCCCGCATTGAAAGGCTGGGTCGAAAGCAGGCCAGAGGAAGCGGCGGCATTCTTTGAAACCATCCCGCTACGTCGCATTGGCCGCTGCGAGGAAGATATCGGAGCGGCAGTCGCGGCGCTTTGCGGGCCAGCCTTCTCTTATTTCACCGGTGCCACCGTCCCGCTCGACGGCGGTCAGGCGAATTTCGATTGA
- a CDS encoding nuclear transport factor 2 family protein codes for MTYSRAEVEVAIAGLRDAFVEAERRNQWSWLADAFYHEDCIYECPYGGVMPVRAEGREAIRRTHYGRDMDVGSGWAGWTFPILDWAIEGDRITSHWVNRGPGVRPDGGFYETHGVSFITYGGEGKFSHQYDLFDIAHQMALCDELDSAGLLAPALRSEWVEPMKQRIVAMLSGTPVALEVHR; via the coding sequence ATGACTTATTCCCGTGCAGAGGTAGAGGTCGCAATCGCCGGGTTGCGCGATGCGTTTGTCGAAGCCGAACGACGCAATCAATGGTCGTGGCTGGCCGATGCCTTTTATCACGAAGATTGCATCTACGAATGCCCATATGGTGGCGTAATGCCGGTGCGGGCCGAGGGGCGAGAAGCAATTCGCCGCACACATTACGGTCGCGACATGGATGTCGGGTCGGGGTGGGCCGGGTGGACCTTTCCGATACTCGACTGGGCGATAGAGGGCGACCGCATCACCAGTCATTGGGTGAACCGTGGCCCCGGTGTTCGTCCCGATGGCGGCTTTTACGAAACGCACGGCGTGTCGTTCATAACCTATGGCGGCGAAGGTAAGTTCTCGCACCAATATGATCTTTTCGACATCGCGCATCAGATGGCGCTTTGTGATGAACTCGACAGTGCCGGTCTGTTGGCACCCGCGCTGCGTAGCGAATGGGTGGAACCGATGAAGCAGCGGATCGTGGCCATGCTTTCGGGAACCCCGGTCGCATTGGAGGTCCATCGATGA
- a CDS encoding NADH:flavin oxidoreductase, which translates to MNTAFSPVTIGPVTLRNRFIRSGANEMMARRSLPTHALLEFHRQLAEGGIGMTTLAYVAVSRDGRTFASQGVLDDAAIPHYRAVTDAVHAAGALASAQITHGGSFVQHKELSTKRAMSSSGGIDKMGVLMGRWFQRAMTRADMDQVRDEFVAAARRAVIAGFDAVELHMGHGYLLNQYISPLSNKRRDEYGGTAEKRVRFPAEVLAAVKVAVGDRIAVLAKINLYDGAKGGATVEDGIVTARALEAAGVDMIVMSGGRNIESSYVMFSSPLPYDDLAAMQPGLLAKIQFKLLKMATPKTVKFSELYFIEAARRVRAAVKCKLGYLGGVLSLDAAERTLDEGFDAIVMARALVHDPALVNRFRADANHRSGCTACNRCVALMYGPAGTYCPVTNNPIDPILNKTPAGEELHYAA; encoded by the coding sequence ATGAACACCGCTTTTTCGCCTGTCACCATTGGCCCGGTGACGTTGCGCAACCGCTTTATACGGTCAGGCGCAAACGAGATGATGGCGCGGCGGTCGCTGCCGACGCATGCGTTGCTTGAATTTCATCGGCAGCTTGCCGAAGGCGGCATCGGCATGACGACGCTCGCTTATGTCGCGGTGTCTCGCGATGGCCGGACTTTCGCCAGTCAGGGCGTGCTCGACGATGCGGCGATACCGCATTACCGCGCGGTCACTGACGCGGTTCATGCGGCGGGGGCGCTTGCTTCTGCGCAGATCACGCACGGCGGCAGCTTCGTTCAGCACAAGGAGCTTTCGACGAAGCGCGCAATGTCGTCGAGCGGCGGGATCGACAAGATGGGTGTCCTCATGGGCCGGTGGTTCCAGCGTGCAATGACTCGTGCCGACATGGATCAGGTTCGGGACGAATTCGTTGCTGCTGCGCGGCGAGCCGTGATTGCCGGGTTCGATGCGGTCGAACTCCACATGGGGCATGGCTATCTGCTCAATCAATATATTTCGCCGCTATCGAACAAACGACGTGACGAATACGGCGGCACGGCCGAAAAACGGGTGCGCTTCCCGGCAGAGGTTCTGGCGGCGGTAAAAGTCGCAGTGGGCGATCGCATCGCTGTCCTTGCCAAGATCAACCTGTACGATGGCGCAAAGGGCGGGGCCACGGTCGAGGATGGCATCGTTACGGCGCGAGCACTGGAAGCAGCAGGCGTCGACATGATCGTCATGTCGGGTGGGCGGAACATCGAATCCAGTTACGTGATGTTCTCCAGTCCGTTGCCTTATGACGATCTCGCCGCGATGCAGCCGGGTTTGCTCGCCAAGATCCAGTTCAAACTACTGAAAATGGCAACGCCGAAGACGGTGAAATTTTCGGAACTCTATTTCATCGAGGCCGCACGTCGTGTTCGGGCTGCTGTCAAATGCAAGCTTGGCTATCTCGGCGGCGTGCTTTCGCTGGACGCGGCTGAACGAACGCTCGACGAAGGCTTTGATGCGATCGTGATGGCGCGTGCACTGGTCCATGATCCGGCACTGGTGAACCGCTTTCGTGCCGACGCCAATCATCGCTCTGGCTGCACTGCCTGCAACCGCTGCGTCGCGCTTATGTACGGGCCGGCCGGAACCTATTGCCCAGTCACAAACAACCCGATCGATCCAATTCTAAACAAAACACCAGCGGGAGAGGAATTACATTATGCTGCTTAA